One stretch of Riemerella columbina DNA includes these proteins:
- a CDS encoding DUF6952 family protein: protein MKLPIIRQFYQNNSPENLEAALEVLESYTEFRGVSDAEIDMVGEMITNICGAMEVHQSVKEGMAEKDALNAFAQKVMGSIDRG from the coding sequence ATGAAATTACCCATCATCAGACAATTTTACCAAAACAATAGCCCTGAAAATCTTGAAGCGGCGTTAGAAGTTTTAGAGTCTTACACGGAGTTTAGAGGCGTATCTGATGCCGAAATAGATATGGTAGGTGAAATGATTACCAACATCTGCGGCGCCATGGAGGTACACCAAAGCGTGAAAGAAGGAATGGCGGAAAAAGATGCCCTCAATGCCTTTGCACAAAAGGTTATGGGCTCCATAGACCGCGGTTAA
- the groL gene encoding chaperonin GroEL (60 kDa chaperone family; promotes refolding of misfolded polypeptides especially under stressful conditions; forms two stacked rings of heptamers to form a barrel-shaped 14mer; ends can be capped by GroES; misfolded proteins enter the barrel where they are refolded when GroES binds) yields the protein MAKEIKFDIESRDALKRGVDALANAVKVTLGPKGRNVVIEKSFGAPHVTKDGVSVAKEIELEDKVENMGAQMVKEVASKTNDLAGDGTTTATVLAQAIVREGLKNVAAGANPMDLKRGIDKAVASVVENLKSQSQAVGDSTEKIKQVASVSANNDETIGALIAEAFGKVGKEGVITVEEAKGIDTTVDVVEGMQFDRGYQSPYFVTNPEKMVAELDNPYILLVEKKISSMKELLPVLEPVAQQGKSLLIISEEVEGEALATLVVNKLRGSLKIAAVKAPGFGDRRKAMLEDIAILTGGQVISEERGFTMENATIDMLGRAEKVVIDKDNTTIVNGAGDEAQIKGRVNQIKAQMESTTSDYDREKLQERLAKLAGGVAVLYVGAASEVEMKEKKDRVDDALHATRAAVEEGIVAGGGVALVRSIAALESLSGANQDENTGIKIVKRAIEEPLRQIVANAGGEGSVVVAKVADGQGDYGYNAKTDTYVNMLEAGIIDPTKVTRVALENAASVAGMLLTTECVITELPKDEPVMPPMGGGMPGMM from the coding sequence ATGGCAAAAGAAATTAAATTTGATATAGAATCAAGAGACGCTCTAAAAAGAGGCGTAGATGCATTAGCGAATGCAGTAAAAGTAACTTTGGGACCTAAAGGTCGTAATGTGGTGATTGAAAAATCTTTCGGAGCGCCGCATGTAACCAAAGATGGTGTGTCTGTAGCGAAAGAAATTGAACTGGAAGACAAAGTAGAAAATATGGGTGCCCAAATGGTGAAAGAAGTGGCTTCTAAAACCAACGATTTGGCTGGTGATGGAACTACTACCGCAACAGTTTTGGCACAGGCTATCGTGAGAGAAGGCCTTAAAAATGTAGCGGCAGGCGCCAACCCTATGGACTTAAAAAGAGGGATTGACAAAGCCGTAGCTTCCGTGGTGGAGAACTTAAAATCTCAATCTCAAGCCGTGGGAGATTCCACAGAGAAAATCAAGCAAGTGGCTTCCGTTTCTGCCAACAATGATGAAACCATCGGTGCACTTATCGCTGAGGCTTTCGGAAAAGTGGGCAAAGAAGGGGTAATCACCGTGGAAGAAGCCAAAGGCATTGATACCACAGTAGATGTGGTGGAAGGAATGCAGTTTGACAGAGGTTATCAGTCGCCATACTTTGTGACCAATCCAGAAAAAATGGTGGCAGAGCTGGACAACCCTTACATCCTTTTAGTAGAGAAAAAAATCTCTTCTATGAAGGAATTATTACCAGTCCTTGAGCCAGTGGCACAGCAAGGAAAATCTTTACTCATCATCTCCGAAGAGGTGGAGGGCGAAGCTTTAGCGACTTTGGTGGTGAATAAACTAAGAGGTTCGCTTAAAATTGCCGCTGTAAAAGCCCCAGGTTTTGGCGACAGAAGAAAAGCGATGTTAGAAGATATTGCCATCTTAACTGGCGGACAAGTGATTTCTGAAGAAAGAGGTTTCACTATGGAAAACGCCACCATCGATATGTTGGGTAGAGCAGAAAAAGTGGTGATTGACAAGGACAATACTACCATTGTGAACGGCGCTGGCGACGAGGCTCAAATTAAAGGCAGAGTGAACCAGATTAAAGCCCAAATGGAGAGCACCACTTCTGACTACGATAGAGAAAAACTCCAAGAAAGATTAGCCAAATTGGCAGGTGGTGTGGCTGTCCTTTATGTAGGTGCCGCTTCAGAAGTGGAGATGAAAGAGAAAAAAGACCGTGTAGATGACGCCCTCCACGCGACCAGAGCTGCCGTGGAAGAAGGTATCGTTGCTGGTGGTGGTGTGGCATTGGTAAGATCTATTGCCGCTTTAGAAAGCCTTTCTGGCGCTAACCAAGATGAAAACACAGGGATCAAAATCGTGAAGAGAGCCATAGAAGAGCCATTGAGACAAATCGTAGCCAATGCTGGTGGCGAGGGTTCTGTGGTGGTTGCCAAAGTGGCTGATGGTCAAGGCGATTACGGCTACAACGCTAAAACCGATACCTATGTGAATATGTTAGAAGCGGGGATCATTGACCCTACGAAAGTAACTCGTGTAGCATTAGAAAATGCCGCTTCTGTGGCAGGAATGCTCCTCACAACAGAATGTGTGATTACAGAACTTCCAAAAGATGAACCGGTGATGCCTCCAATGGGTGGCGGAATGCCAGGAATGATGTAA
- a CDS encoding ABC-F family ATP-binding cassette domain-containing protein: MNYITAEHLSKAYGVKTLFEDISFHINEGDKIAIVAKNGSGKSTLLKILMGKEIPDAGTIIINKDIQVVLFDQEIAFNPEDTVEEFMMKLDAAPINAVRNYHLSLNSSDPQFIEQALAEMEIHKAWDLENEMKQILSQLKITNLSAKMGTLSGGQVKRVALAKLLTETRAEHRHTLLIMDEPTNHLDVDMVEWLENYLSKTRVTLLLVTHDRYFLDSVCDTIWELENGQLYLHQGGYATYLENKMIREDNLQSTIDKANNLYRKELDWMRRQPKARTTKSKSRIEAFYETEEIAKTNTATSQLQLDFKMERLGKKILELKDISKAYGAQVLLHHFSYQFQRGEKVGIIGKNGVGKSTLLNIIQGLEPYDSGEIETGETIKFGYFSQKGLDYKEDERVIDFIKGISENFPLANGKTISASQFLRLFLFDDQAQYSPIAKLSGGEKRRLHLMYVLYQNPNFLIFDEPTNDLDLPTLTVLEHFLQNFQGTLVIVSHDRYFMDRIVSHILAFEGEGKIKDFTGNFSEYRAAKAAELKSKTTAAPALSPQPAPTSAPTKKKLSFKEQRELEAIEKELPELESQIQSLTEQLNGETDYEKISLLSSDLERLTNTLEEKELRWLELQEFLV, translated from the coding sequence ATGAACTACATTACCGCAGAGCATCTGAGCAAAGCCTATGGCGTTAAAACGCTTTTTGAAGACATCAGCTTCCATATTAACGAAGGTGATAAAATTGCCATTGTCGCTAAAAATGGCAGTGGCAAATCTACCCTCCTCAAAATCCTAATGGGCAAAGAAATCCCAGATGCGGGCACCATCATCATCAATAAAGATATTCAGGTGGTTTTATTTGACCAAGAAATCGCCTTTAATCCAGAAGATACCGTGGAAGAGTTTATGATGAAGTTAGACGCCGCGCCCATCAATGCCGTTCGGAACTACCACCTTTCCCTAAACTCATCAGACCCTCAGTTTATAGAACAGGCATTGGCGGAAATGGAAATTCATAAGGCTTGGGATTTAGAAAACGAGATGAAACAAATCCTCTCTCAGCTAAAAATCACCAATCTTTCGGCAAAAATGGGGACTTTATCGGGCGGACAAGTCAAGCGCGTTGCCTTAGCCAAGCTCCTTACAGAAACGCGTGCAGAGCATCGGCACACCCTTTTGATTATGGATGAACCGACCAACCATCTGGATGTAGATATGGTGGAATGGTTAGAAAATTACCTCTCCAAAACGCGAGTTACCCTACTTTTGGTCACCCACGACCGCTATTTTTTAGACAGCGTTTGCGATACCATTTGGGAGTTAGAAAATGGACAACTCTACCTGCACCAAGGCGGCTATGCCACTTATCTTGAAAACAAAATGATACGCGAGGACAACCTGCAATCTACTATAGACAAAGCCAACAACCTCTACCGCAAAGAGTTAGACTGGATGCGCCGACAGCCCAAAGCCCGCACCACCAAATCCAAAAGCCGCATTGAGGCGTTCTATGAAACCGAAGAAATCGCCAAAACCAACACGGCGACCTCACAACTACAGCTGGATTTTAAAATGGAACGCTTGGGCAAAAAAATCTTGGAGCTTAAAGACATTTCCAAAGCTTATGGCGCTCAAGTGCTCCTTCATCATTTTTCTTATCAATTCCAAAGAGGCGAAAAGGTGGGCATCATCGGGAAAAATGGCGTAGGAAAATCCACTTTGCTCAATATCATCCAAGGTTTAGAGCCCTACGACAGTGGCGAAATAGAAACTGGCGAGACCATAAAATTTGGTTACTTCTCTCAAAAAGGCTTAGATTATAAGGAAGATGAGCGCGTGATCGATTTCATCAAAGGGATTTCCGAAAATTTCCCTCTGGCAAATGGCAAAACCATCTCGGCATCGCAGTTTTTGCGCCTATTTTTGTTTGATGACCAAGCCCAATATTCACCGATTGCCAAGCTCTCTGGCGGCGAAAAAAGAAGGCTACACCTGATGTATGTGCTCTACCAAAATCCTAATTTTTTAATTTTTGATGAACCCACCAATGATTTAGACCTGCCTACCCTCACCGTTTTGGAGCATTTTCTGCAGAATTTTCAAGGCACGCTGGTGATTGTCTCTCACGACCGCTATTTTATGGACAGAATTGTTTCCCATATTTTAGCCTTTGAGGGCGAGGGCAAAATCAAAGATTTTACAGGCAACTTCTCCGAATATAGAGCCGCCAAAGCTGCAGAACTCAAATCTAAAACCACTGCAGCGCCAGCACTAAGCCCTCAGCCCGCCCCCACTTCCGCACCGACAAAAAAGAAACTTTCCTTTAAAGAACAGCGAGAATTGGAAGCCATAGAAAAAGAACTCCCAGAATTAGAATCTCAAATCCAAAGTTTGACAGAACAGCTCAACGGCGAGACAGATTATGAGAAAATAAGCCTTCTATCCTCTGATTTAGAACGACTTACCAACACTTTAGAAGAGAAAGAACTCCGCTGGTTAGAACTACAAGAATTTCTTGTCTAA
- the groES gene encoding co-chaperone GroES, translated as MSVNFKPLADRVLVEPVAAETKTASGIIIPDTAKEKPQEGTVVAVGEGKKDEPLTVKVGDRVLYGKYSGTELKLDGKDYLIVRENDLLGILG; from the coding sequence ATGTCAGTAAATTTTAAACCATTAGCGGATAGAGTATTGGTAGAGCCAGTAGCCGCAGAAACTAAAACCGCTTCGGGCATCATCATCCCAGATACGGCAAAAGAAAAACCTCAAGAAGGCACCGTAGTTGCCGTAGGCGAAGGCAAAAAAGATGAGCCACTAACGGTAAAAGTAGGCGATAGAGTGCTTTACGGAAAATACTCTGGTACAGAACTAAAATTAGACGGTAAAGATTACCTCATCGTAAGAGAAAATGATTTATTAGGAATTTTAGGTTAA
- a CDS encoding serine hydrolase domain-containing protein, with protein sequence MKRKILITLGVGLYFQLGIAQSFNAEKLNKYFNSLVQKNKAMGSVALAKNGQILYTNVFGFSDVVTQQKADENSKYRIGSISKTFTAVLVFKAIEAQKLSLNQTIGQWFLTIKNSDKITVADLLQHRSGIHNFTEVEDYIQWNTQQKSEAEMVKIIAKGGSDFEPNSQGKYSNSNYVLLSYILEKVMQKPYADLLREYIVQPLGLKNTAVFKSINPVENECLSYQWNDGWNLESQTASSVPVGAGNIMSTPTDLVKFTEALFTGKLIKPEHLNLMKTIKDGYGMGLFQFPFMDKKLYGHTGGIDGFHSVFSYDEHNKIAYAMVLNGLNYDMNAISITVMSEVYSEPYELPKFETYVVPAKQLVAYVGVYASSELPIKVIITQSDAGLTAQATGQASFALEATAEHQFQFDLAGIVLIFNPKEQTMVLKQNGLQFLFKKEK encoded by the coding sequence ATGAAAAGAAAAATTTTAATCACCCTTGGGGTGGGGCTGTATTTTCAGCTGGGGATAGCTCAAAGTTTTAATGCAGAAAAACTCAACAAATACTTCAATTCATTAGTGCAAAAAAATAAGGCGATGGGGAGTGTAGCTTTGGCTAAAAATGGACAAATACTCTATACCAATGTTTTCGGTTTTTCCGATGTGGTGACTCAACAAAAAGCCGATGAGAACTCAAAATATCGCATTGGTTCTATTAGCAAAACTTTTACGGCAGTGTTGGTATTTAAAGCAATAGAAGCCCAAAAGTTAAGCCTCAATCAAACCATAGGTCAGTGGTTTCTCACGATTAAAAATTCAGATAAAATTACTGTGGCAGATTTGCTACAACACCGCAGTGGTATTCATAATTTTACTGAAGTGGAGGATTATATACAATGGAACACACAGCAAAAATCGGAGGCAGAAATGGTGAAAATTATCGCTAAGGGTGGCAGTGATTTTGAGCCGAACAGTCAAGGCAAATACAGTAATTCTAACTATGTATTGCTGTCGTATATTTTGGAAAAAGTGATGCAGAAGCCGTATGCAGATTTGCTTCGTGAATATATTGTGCAGCCACTAGGTCTCAAAAATACAGCGGTATTTAAGTCCATCAATCCTGTCGAAAACGAATGTCTATCGTATCAATGGAATGACGGATGGAATTTGGAGTCACAAACAGCATCAAGTGTACCTGTGGGAGCGGGAAATATTATGTCTACACCTACGGATTTGGTCAAGTTTACAGAAGCACTTTTCACGGGAAAACTCATTAAACCAGAACATCTTAACTTAATGAAAACAATAAAAGATGGCTATGGAATGGGGCTGTTTCAGTTTCCTTTTATGGATAAAAAACTCTATGGACATACGGGAGGAATTGATGGTTTTCATTCGGTTTTTAGCTATGATGAGCATAATAAAATAGCATATGCAATGGTGCTCAATGGATTAAATTATGATATGAATGCTATTTCTATTACGGTGATGAGTGAGGTGTATAGTGAACCTTATGAGTTGCCAAAATTTGAGACCTATGTGGTTCCTGCAAAACAATTGGTGGCATATGTTGGCGTGTATGCCAGCTCCGAGCTTCCTATAAAAGTCATCATTACCCAAAGCGATGCAGGTTTAACAGCACAAGCCACAGGACAGGCTTCGTTCGCGTTGGAAGCCACGGCAGAGCATCAGTTTCAGTTTGATCTAGCAGGCATTGTTTTAATTTTCAACCCTAAAGAGCAAACAATGGTTTTAAAACAAAATGGATTACAGTTTCTGTTTAAAAAAGAGAAATAA
- a CDS encoding peroxiredoxin, whose product MSLVGRIFPNITVDAISEMGDNLRINVLEEAAKNQQKVLLFWYPKDFTFVCPTELHAFQEALGEFEKRNTKVIGASCDTNEVHFAWLNTAKDNGGIEGVTYPLLADTHRQLANALGIIDQDFDYDDEGNELLSGSNVTYRATYLIDETGKIFHESVNDMPLGRNVKEFLRLIDAYTHVQKHGEVCPANWEEGKDAMSADRKSTAEYLANH is encoded by the coding sequence ATGTCATTAGTAGGAAGAATTTTCCCAAACATCACCGTAGATGCCATTTCTGAAATGGGGGACAACTTAAGAATCAATGTATTAGAGGAAGCCGCTAAAAACCAACAAAAGGTTTTATTATTTTGGTATCCTAAAGATTTCACTTTCGTTTGCCCAACGGAATTACACGCGTTCCAAGAGGCTTTAGGCGAGTTTGAAAAAAGAAATACCAAAGTGATCGGTGCTTCTTGCGATACTAACGAGGTGCACTTCGCTTGGTTGAACACAGCAAAAGACAACGGCGGTATAGAGGGCGTAACTTACCCACTTTTAGCCGATACTCACAGACAATTGGCGAACGCTTTAGGCATCATCGACCAAGATTTTGATTATGATGATGAAGGCAATGAGCTTCTTTCTGGTTCTAATGTGACTTACAGAGCGACTTATCTTATCGATGAGACTGGAAAAATTTTCCACGAATCTGTAAACGATATGCCATTAGGAAGAAATGTGAAAGAGTTTTTAAGACTGATTGATGCTTATACGCATGTTCAGAAGCACGGCGAAGTTTGCCCTGCCAACTGGGAAGAAGGTAAAGATGCGATGAGCGCCGACAGAAAATCAACTGCTGAATATTTAGCTAACCACTAA
- a CDS encoding TonB-dependent siderophore receptor: MKKHFITLGLLSVSTLAFGQHKKIDTLKVQQIEDVNLHKTGNPNKAKALTTKTNLSVMDTPQPIAIVTHEIIEQQQAKQLSEVLQNVNGLYVTSARGGSQDSFGGRGFNFGNDNIFKNGSRVNSGAFPEVSGLERVEVLKGANAMLYGNVAPGGIVNMITKKPRFNFGGSIGMNVGSWNNYKPTVDLYGPLSDKVAYRVNGTYEYADSFRDVVNNQKYYFNPSFLFNIGSKTQLIVEADYLKNNFTPDFGLGSITDKKDGSYKINDLVPISTFFGADWQFQNVQQTTSTITLNTEVAENWLLNAVASYQNYVKDYFSTERIQWSYDSNIPNDRIKWDRPLNRTYNENNYASLQFNLNGSFKTGDVVHKILIGTDGDYQNVDSYTYDNPKKYGTNGSITNATIYLDDPSTWTSGAEIKGLNTIGKVRIPTQRFGFYAQDFIELSKEFKVLAGLRWSYLENKSSIKTDFKTGNTTETAGTVDRAFSPKAGLVYTPNKHLTIFGTYTNSFSPNSGRTIYDEALKPSIIDQFEIGMKKDFWDNAVALNLSLYQITNRNAYQTAEFDKNGNPNSDRYVREFAGKMRSRGVELDITGNPMPNLSLIGGFSYNHSVYTETPDDFGYVENQRLVRTPATTANASVFYTFTKGIKGLKLGATLYYIGDRIAGWNDTKKTLKDRNNVSRLMELDDYTTVALSAGYSWDKFSIQAKVGNLFNTKNYVVHENYSVNPLTPRNFYVTVNYKL; the protein is encoded by the coding sequence ATGAAAAAACATTTCATTACTTTAGGACTACTTTCCGTGTCTACCCTTGCTTTTGGGCAACATAAAAAAATAGATACGCTGAAAGTACAACAGATAGAAGATGTAAACCTCCACAAAACAGGCAATCCGAACAAGGCTAAAGCGCTGACCACCAAAACGAATCTCAGCGTGATGGATACGCCGCAGCCGATCGCCATTGTTACCCACGAAATTATAGAGCAACAGCAAGCCAAGCAACTTAGCGAGGTGCTCCAGAATGTGAATGGACTCTATGTGACCTCTGCACGAGGCGGCTCTCAGGACAGTTTTGGTGGTAGAGGCTTCAACTTTGGTAATGATAATATTTTCAAAAATGGCTCTCGCGTGAACAGTGGTGCCTTTCCAGAAGTTTCTGGTTTAGAGCGTGTGGAAGTGCTTAAAGGGGCTAATGCGATGCTCTATGGTAATGTGGCGCCAGGCGGTATTGTTAATATGATTACCAAAAAACCGAGATTTAATTTCGGGGGTTCTATCGGGATGAATGTTGGCAGCTGGAACAACTACAAACCGACTGTAGACCTCTACGGCCCTCTTAGCGACAAGGTGGCGTATCGTGTGAATGGAACTTATGAATATGCCGACAGCTTCCGAGATGTGGTAAACAATCAAAAATATTACTTCAACCCATCGTTTCTCTTTAATATTGGCTCTAAAACACAATTGATTGTAGAGGCGGATTACCTCAAAAATAACTTTACCCCTGATTTTGGTTTAGGGAGCATCACCGATAAAAAAGATGGCAGCTATAAAATCAATGATTTGGTGCCGATCAGTACTTTCTTCGGCGCAGATTGGCAGTTCCAAAATGTACAGCAAACCACTTCTACCATTACCCTCAATACAGAAGTAGCAGAAAATTGGCTCCTTAATGCTGTGGCATCTTACCAAAATTATGTGAAGGATTATTTCTCCACAGAGCGTATCCAATGGAGTTATGATTCCAATATTCCAAACGACAGAATTAAATGGGATAGACCGCTCAACAGAACTTATAACGAAAATAATTATGCCTCGTTACAGTTCAACCTCAATGGCTCTTTTAAAACAGGCGATGTGGTGCATAAAATCTTAATCGGTACCGATGGCGATTATCAAAATGTAGATTCTTACACCTACGACAACCCTAAAAAATACGGCACTAACGGTAGCATTACCAACGCCACCATCTATTTAGATGACCCAAGCACTTGGACAAGCGGTGCGGAAATCAAAGGGCTCAACACCATTGGTAAAGTGAGAATTCCGACCCAAAGATTTGGGTTTTATGCTCAAGATTTCATCGAGCTGAGCAAAGAATTTAAAGTTTTAGCTGGCTTAAGATGGTCTTATTTAGAGAATAAATCAAGCATCAAAACAGATTTTAAAACTGGAAATACCACAGAAACTGCAGGCACCGTTGACCGTGCTTTTTCGCCAAAAGCGGGCTTGGTCTATACGCCTAACAAGCACCTAACGATTTTCGGTACTTATACCAACTCTTTCTCGCCAAACTCTGGAAGAACGATTTATGATGAAGCGCTCAAGCCGTCCATTATCGATCAATTTGAAATCGGGATGAAGAAAGATTTTTGGGATAATGCGGTGGCGCTCAACTTATCGCTCTACCAAATTACCAACCGAAATGCCTACCAAACCGCCGAGTTTGACAAAAATGGCAACCCTAACAGCGATAGATATGTTCGTGAATTTGCTGGAAAAATGAGAAGCCGCGGCGTGGAGTTAGACATTACGGGTAACCCAATGCCGAACCTTTCCCTCATCGGAGGTTTCTCTTACAACCACTCCGTTTATACCGAAACGCCAGATGATTTCGGTTATGTGGAAAACCAAAGATTGGTTAGAACGCCTGCTACCACGGCTAATGCATCAGTATTCTATACCTTTACGAAGGGCATCAAAGGTTTAAAATTAGGCGCTACGCTCTACTACATCGGCGATAGAATTGCTGGATGGAACGACACTAAGAAAACGCTAAAAGACCGTAATAATGTGAGCCGCCTCATGGAATTAGATGACTACACCACCGTGGCGCTTTCTGCGGGTTACTCTTGGGATAAATTTAGCATCCAAGCGAAAGTGGGTAATTTATTCAACACCAAAAACTATGTGGTGCATGAGAATTATTCCGTTAACCCCCTCACGCCGAGAAACTTCTATGTTACGGTTAACTACAAGCTCTAA
- the sucC gene encoding ADP-forming succinate--CoA ligase subunit beta, giving the protein MNLHEYQSKEILAKYGVRVQRGIVANTVEEAKAAAEKLSEETGTKAWVVKAQVHAGGRGKGGGVKFSPTIEKLEENAKNIIGMQLVTPQTSAEGKKVHSVLVAEDMYYPGDTEPKEYYVSVLLDRAKGKNMIVYSTEGGMDIEQVAEETPHLIHHEEVDPALGLLPFQARKIAFNLGLEGEAFKDFVKFISALYKAYVGIDASLFEINPVLKTSDNKIAAVDAKVTLDDNALFRHKDLAELRDKREEDPTEVEAGEAGLNFVKLDGNVGCMVNGAGLAMATMDIIKLSGGNPANFLDVGGTADAERVEKAFGIILKDPNVKAILINIFGGIVRCDRVAQGVVDAYKSFGELPVPLIVRLQGTNAEEAKILIDESGLPVHSAITLEEAANKVKEVLS; this is encoded by the coding sequence ATGAATCTTCACGAGTATCAATCAAAAGAGATTTTAGCAAAATACGGTGTTAGAGTGCAAAGAGGCATCGTGGCTAATACTGTAGAGGAAGCCAAAGCGGCAGCCGAAAAACTTTCAGAAGAAACTGGAACTAAAGCTTGGGTGGTAAAAGCTCAAGTGCACGCTGGCGGTAGAGGTAAAGGCGGCGGTGTAAAATTCTCTCCTACGATAGAAAAATTAGAAGAAAATGCTAAAAATATCATCGGTATGCAGTTGGTTACACCACAAACCTCTGCAGAAGGTAAAAAAGTACACTCTGTTTTGGTAGCAGAAGATATGTACTACCCTGGCGACACTGAGCCAAAAGAATACTATGTATCTGTATTATTAGACAGAGCCAAAGGTAAAAATATGATTGTGTACTCCACAGAAGGAGGGATGGACATAGAGCAAGTGGCAGAAGAGACGCCGCACTTAATCCACCACGAGGAGGTAGATCCAGCATTAGGATTATTACCTTTCCAAGCGAGAAAAATCGCTTTCAACTTAGGTTTAGAAGGGGAGGCGTTTAAAGATTTTGTGAAGTTTATCTCGGCTTTATATAAAGCGTATGTGGGGATAGATGCTTCTTTATTTGAAATCAACCCTGTGCTAAAAACTTCGGATAACAAAATTGCGGCGGTAGATGCTAAGGTTACTTTGGATGACAATGCTCTTTTCCGTCACAAAGATTTAGCCGAGTTAAGAGATAAAAGAGAAGAAGACCCTACGGAGGTAGAAGCTGGCGAGGCTGGTCTTAACTTTGTGAAGTTAGATGGTAATGTGGGTTGTATGGTGAACGGTGCTGGTTTAGCGATGGCAACGATGGACATCATCAAATTATCAGGTGGTAACCCTGCCAACTTCTTAGATGTAGGTGGTACTGCAGATGCGGAAAGAGTGGAAAAAGCATTCGGAATTATCCTTAAAGATCCTAATGTAAAAGCTATTCTCATCAATATTTTTGGAGGTATTGTAAGATGTGATAGAGTAGCACAAGGGGTGGTAGATGCTTATAAGAGCTTCGGAGAATTGCCTGTGCCATTGATCGTGAGATTACAAGGAACCAATGCTGAGGAGGCTAAAATCTTAATCGATGAGTCAGGGTTGCCAGTACATTCTGCTATTACCTTAGAAGAGGCAGCTAATAAAGTAAAAGAAGTTTTATCCTAA
- a CDS encoding thioredoxin family protein, which yields MYQELTEDTLQQIVQDQDTVMVQYGATWCGNCRIMKPKFKKLAAENENIPFYYVDAEKFPESRKLAKVDNLPTFAAFKNGVLVNQVQTNQIEGLSQLVDEVK from the coding sequence ATGTACCAAGAATTAACAGAAGATACCCTTCAACAAATCGTTCAAGACCAAGACACCGTAATGGTTCAGTATGGCGCTACATGGTGTGGTAACTGTAGAATTATGAAGCCTAAATTTAAAAAATTAGCGGCAGAGAACGAGAATATCCCGTTCTACTATGTAGATGCTGAGAAATTCCCTGAAAGTAGAAAATTAGCCAAAGTGGACAACTTGCCTACCTTTGCAGCGTTTAAAAATGGCGTTTTAGTTAACCAAGTGCAAACCAACCAAATTGAAGGTTTGAGCCAGTTGGTGGACGAAGTTAAATAA